TACATATTTTTGTGAACTTAGTGTTCCTAGTCATTACATGGTGGGCGTTGACATCGTTTAAATTTGATTTGTTTGTCAAAGACCCCGATGGACCCAAAGCAAAAGCGTTAGTGATTTTACTAACGATTGCAATTGCACACCTTGTAAGCAGCTTCTTTCTTGATTATCTTAACTGGTCAACGATGCTTCGTTATTTATTCTAGGAAAAAATGAACATAAGGCGTGGTTAGAAGAGAACATTGTCGATTGCTGACTACAACTTCCATGTATGCATACCCTCTCTCTGGAAAAAATGTTACTAAGATTTAAAGCACGGAGAGGGGAATTGGAAATGAGGAGTAAGCTGGTACTGTTAGTTCTTTTCTTTGCACTACTGACAAGTCTTTATTCATTTGGGGAAGCGAAGCAAACAAGTTCAGAACTAGAACAAATTGTTGCAATCATGGATGAGCATGAGATCGAAATGTCTAGTTGGCAGCTCTACACAAGAGGTGTCACCGCGACTGTAACGGATTTCGATGACTACAAACAGCAACTAGAGCGTTTGACTAGTAAAGCAGAGGGATTTGATCTGCAAACAGATATGCGAACTCAAAAAGACGAGCATTGGAAAGTAACAGCTGTGTATGAACATGAGCACACAGACATAAAGGAAAAATTAACTGTACTTGCTTATCCGCAACGAGATGAGTATGCTGCGTACGTGATTCATGAAGTCACTGGTTCCAGCTGGGATAATCAGCGTGATGATGACGAAATTGATGTCCTCAACCGCGTTGACCGCTTGTTTCCTACTGAGAGTGAAACGTTTGTTACCGTTAGGGGAGCAATGGCTGAACCGCAGGCCAACTTGGCTGATGACGCACATGCTCTCATTGAACGTTTTCAAGCTGAAAACGTTGAAGAATTAATAGAGGAAACGTTTGTCTCCGTATCTGCATATCATAATGAGTGGGAAGCCTTTATTGATTCTAGAGGAAATAAAATCAATTTACAAGTAGCTTTAAGACAAAGCTCTGACGTAGGCGATGGCGGAACAATCGTTACAATTGGAACGCCAATAATTACGACTGAATATTAATATAGAAGAGCTGAAGTTGTTGAATAACTAGACGCGGAGGGGAATACGTTGGAAAAAATAATTGTCCGAGGTGGCAGGCGACTACAGGGGTCGGTCAAAGTAGAAGGAGCGAAGAACGCTGTATTGCCTGTCATCGCTGCATCACTGTTAGCAAGCAAAGGTACGAGTACGATCTTAGATGTGCCGTCGTTGGCTGATGTATATACGATGAGAGAAGTTCTACGGAATTTAAATATTGATGTTTCATATGAAGGTAACGAATTTAAAGTCAATGCCGAAAAAGCATTAAAAACAGAGGCGCCATTTGAATACGTTCGAAAAATGAGAGCATCCTTCTTGGTGATGGGCCCACTACTAGCACGTGTTGGGCACGCACGAATTGCTTTACCTGGTGGATGTGCAATTGGTTCAAGACCAATTGATCAGCATTTAAAAGGGTTCGAAGCGATGGGTGCGACCGTTGAGATCGGCAGTGGATTTATTGAAGCGAAGATTGACGGACGATTACAAGGTGCACGGATTTATCTTGATTTCCCAAGCGTAGGTGCGACTGAGAATATTATGATGGCTGCGGCAATGGCAGAAGGAACAACAGTGATTGAAAACGTTGCTGAAGAGCCAGAAATCGTATGCTTAGCAAACTATCTGAATGCAATGGGGGCAAAAGTCCGCGGCGCAGGAACAGGTACGATTCGCATTGATGGTGTCGATGAGCTTGTAGGTGCCACGCATACGGTAATTCCTGACCGAATTGAAGCTGGAACATTTATGGTCGCAGCTGCAATTACAAAAGGAGATATCTTTGTTGAAGGTGCACTATCTGAGCATTTACGTCCGCTCATTGCAAAAATGGAAGAGATGGGCGTTGGGATCTATGAAAAGGAAAACGGAATTCGCGTCATTGGACCGGAAAAGTTAAAAGCGGCTGATATTAAGACGATGCCACATCCAGGTTTCCCAACCGATATGCAATCACAAATGATGGCCTTACTGCTTCAAGCAGAGGGAACGAGCGTGATTACAGAGACGGTCTTTGAAAACCGTTTTATGCATGTCGAAGAATTTCGCCGTATGAACGGCAACATTAAAATTGAAGGTCGTTCAGCGATCATTTCCGGACCAGCAAAGCTGCAAGGTGCAGAAGTATCAGCGACAGACCTACGTGCAGGCGCTGCCTTAATTTTAGCAGGACTCGTTTCTGAAGGTGTGACACGTGTTGTTGAGTTAAAACACATCGACCGTGGCTATGTGGACCTTGAAGCGAAACTCCAAGCCCTAGGTGCTGATATTGAGCGAATCGAAGAAGTTGAGCCAGCAGAGCTCGAAAACCAAGATGTACCCGCACCATTAAAACTAAATGAAAACGTCGTTTAAAAAAAGTCCTTACTCTGTAAGGACTTTTTTTATAGGGGTCTGACCCCGCAAAAAGACATTCAACCGCACTTTTTCCACTGCAGGTGCACAAATAGCCCCAATTTAAGGGTGAATCTAACAAAGTGCACAAAATGTATAGTGGGGGTCTGACCCCCCAAAAAAAAGTTCTACTTCTCGTCCAAGCTGCATATAATCTTTTGAAGAAGATAAATTGCAGAATTGGGGGCTTTGTCGTGAAACGATTTTTAGTTATTGGAATTATTCTTTGTAGTATTATTCTCATTCTTCCAACATTGCTCGTGCTCTCATTTTCTAACGATACGGCAACGGAGGGACCGCGGGCCGTACATACAACGACAGACCCGCAGCAAATGACACCGGCAGATGATAGTGGCATTTCAGTCCCGGTCTACCGCACGCAGAACGAAGAGGTTGAGCGTGTTTCACTCGATGATTATGTGATCGGTGTTGTTGCCTCAGAAATGCCGGCAGAATTTGAAATCGAGGCGCTGAAAGCACAAGCGTTAGCAGCAAGAACCTACATTATTAAATATATGCTCGATCCTGGTGACATTAATGTTCCTGAAGGGGCGATTGTCACTGATACGGTCGATCATCAAGTGTATAAAAACCATCAAGAATTGCAACAGCTGTGGGGTCATGATTATGATTGGAAGATTGCCCGCATTCAACAAGCCGTCTACGCGACTCAAGGGGAAATTTTAACGTACAACGGTGAGCCGATTACCGCAGCCTTCTTCTCGACGAGTAATGGCTATACCGAAAACTCAGAGGATTATTGGCCAAACTCATTTCCGTATTTACGAAGTGTCGAAAGTCCGTGGGATCATGCTTCACCAAGGTTTATTAGTGAAACGAAGATCCCTGTATCAGAAGTTGAACAAAGACTCTCAGTGACCTTGCCTGAGGGTGGTGTTGGTGAGATTACTGAACGGACCGATGGTGGCAGGGTTGCAAAAGTTAATATTAATGGCACTGAATTTAACGGCAGAGAAGTGCGCGAAGGGCTTGAGCTTGACTCGAGTGATTTTGAGTGGCGTCGTGAAGGGGATCAAGTGGTGATTGAAACGAAGGGCTGGGGTCATGGTGTTGGCATGAGTCAGTATGGCGCCAATGGAATGGCACAAGATGGGCGCACGTACCAAGAGATCGTCAGCCATTACTACCAAGGCATTGCAATCAATGAAGTCGAGGAATACTCCTCAAGTTTAACTGCAAAAGCTGATTAAATAATCGATCGATCCGTAGAGCGAAAAGGACTTCGTACCACTGAAGCGCTTTTTCGTAAAACGGGTCGATTTTTTTCGGAAATCTCATGCATAATTTCACCGTGTTTGTCGAAAAATAATTAAAAAAAGTTTTTTTAAAAACGTGTATATATTTTCCTCTAAGTGATCAGAATGATTGCTGAGGTGATGATCAAATGAGAAAAGACGAAGAAAAAAATCAATCTTCAAACAGTTCAAATGAAGAATCGTTCAATGTGCAACGGTTTTTGCGTAAGCGTTGGGTGCTCCCAGCTGTTTACCTAGGTTCAGCTGCATTAGTGATCAGTGCAGTATTCTGGTTGCAATCGCCTGATGAAGGAGCAATGCCAGGTGAGGACTTTGAAGTCGAAGAGCAACCAATCGGTGAAGGTACAGAATTTGATGAAGAAGCTGTACCAGTCACAGCAACTCAGGAAATTGTGCAAATGCCAGTCACGGATGAAAATGAAGTTGAAGTCATTGGACAATTTTATGATTACGATGCTACTGCTGAAGAACAACAAGCCGCTCTCGTATATTACAATAATACCTATTACCAAAATAAAGGCATCGATTTAGCTATGGAGAGTGGTGAAAGCTTTGATGTAACAGCAGCATTAAGTGGTACAGTTGTTAGTGCTGAAAAAGATGAGTTGCTTGGGTATGTCGTTCAACTCGACCACGATAATGGCATTGTGACCCATTATCAAAGCCTAGAGGAAGTAGACGTTGAAGAAGGTGTCTATGTCAACCAAGGTGATGTGTTAGGACAAGCAGGCCGAAATGTTTACAATAGCGATGCTGGCGTTCACGTTCATTTTGAAATTAGACAAGATGGTGTTCCAGTGAACCCACAAAGCTTCTTCGGTGAGTCGTTTGAGACATTGGTAGAGAGCAAAGAAGAGGTAGCTGCTGATGAAGATATCGTAAGTGCTGAAGAAGATGGTCTTCCGGAAGAGGGACCGGTCATTGATGAAGGACTCTTTGATGAAGAGCCTGTAGAAGAAGCACCAGCGGACGATGAAGACAGTGAAGAAGATGAGCAAGAAGATGCTGATGAAGAAGAAGCTGGAGAGCAAGAAGACCTTGATGGTGAAGAAGAAGATCAGGACGAATAATGATAATGAGAAGAACAGTTTTGGAGCGATAGTCTTCCAAGCTGTTCTTTTTTTTCATAAAATTGACAAAAAGTACTTGATAACTATCAGAAAATTTGAAATAATGTTTATTGTGAAACAGATGAGAGTCCCCTGTGGGATTTCGTATTTTTGCGAACTGAACTTTCATTCATTAATGTAGCATAGCAAAACAAACAAGCGCATACAATGGTTGAGGGGTCTAGCAGCTATAGCAATGGCATCACTTTCAGCTAGAGATTGAGCCAACAAGACGTTTTAAAAAGAGGAGGGGATGACGAATGATCTACGTATTTCTAGCAATAACCGTGCTCAGTCTAATCTTTGCATTTAAGTGGAAGAAGCCACTATTGTTAACGGCTCCATTTGCACTTCTATTTGCGTATATGATTGTTCAAATTGCGATGGTCCCTTTAGGTTTTATGGAAACCGTTAAATTTATTTTTAGTCTGAGGTAATGACCATTGGAAAAAGGAGTACATGACTATGGCAAAACAACAAGTCGAATCCAACGTATGCAAAAGCTGTGACAGTGAAGAAGTTTCAACTATGCAATTATGGCAGTATTTCTTTTTTGTATCGACATTGCCAGTCATCGTTACAGTCACAATTGCAGTACTCGTAGAGCCGATCTTTTTCTTCTTGCTCTTCATTATTTTATTGATTAATTATCGGGTGGCAAAAAAGAAAACGCCATTTACGATGTGTCGCTCCTGTAAACAGGTGACACAGGGAGGAGCATAGGCGAAGGGAGAGACAAGCAAACTCGTCTTGCAAAACCAAAAATATTGTAAGCGATTACATTGAGGGGGTGGTTGATGACATTATGCTCTACGACATCCATGTAAGAGCTGAAATTTCAAAAAGGGAGGTTTAAATCATGAAGAAAATCGATAAGTCTGTCGCTGATGCGTATTTTAAAGCGCGAACGATGATTGTAGTGATTTGTTTAATTATTGGTGGTCTCGTTTCTTTTGGAGTCGTCGCATTTGCTGAGTTTTTCTCGCAGTTTACGTTTATGGGAATGCCGTTTCATTACTATATGGGGTCGCAAGGAGCAGTCGTTGTGTTCGTTATTCTCCTGTTTGGGAATGCAATTATCAGTGATCGAATTGATAAGAAATTCGGTATCGACGAAGAGCACAATGTTCGCGTAAGCGCTGGGAGTACAGTTGATCACTAAAAAAAGCTCCACACGAAAAGAGTCGTGCAGAGGAAAAAAGATAAAGAAAATCTATCACTGTCTATTATAACAAGGAACTAGAGAAAATAGAAACGGATTTTTTAAGGGGGGAACGTTGTGGATAGTCAAGCATTGGTATCAGTCGGATTAATACTAGTTACGTTTGCATTATATATTGGTATTTCTATTTACAACCGTGCGAAAGCAACATCTGACTTCTATGTCGCGAGTCGAGGGGTGCCGCCGTTCTGGAATGGGATGGCAATCGGTGGCGACTGGATGAGTGCGGCTTCATTTATCGGTATGGCCGGTACGGTTATGGTTCTCGGATATGATGGTTTAGCCTATATTATGGGTTGGACTGGTGGCTATTTATTCTTATCTTTCTTATTAGCACCACAGCTTCGTAAGT
The window above is part of the Desertibacillus haloalkaliphilus genome. Proteins encoded here:
- a CDS encoding DUF4212 domain-containing protein; its protein translation is MKKIDKSVADAYFKARTMIVVICLIIGGLVSFGVVAFAEFFSQFTFMGMPFHYYMGSQGAVVVFVILLFGNAIISDRIDKKFGIDEEHNVRVSAGSTVDH
- a CDS encoding YwmB family TATA-box binding protein is translated as MRSKLVLLVLFFALLTSLYSFGEAKQTSSELEQIVAIMDEHEIEMSSWQLYTRGVTATVTDFDDYKQQLERLTSKAEGFDLQTDMRTQKDEHWKVTAVYEHEHTDIKEKLTVLAYPQRDEYAAYVIHEVTGSSWDNQRDDDEIDVLNRVDRLFPTESETFVTVRGAMAEPQANLADDAHALIERFQAENVEELIEETFVSVSAYHNEWEAFIDSRGNKINLQVALRQSSDVGDGGTIVTIGTPIITTEY
- the spoIID gene encoding stage II sporulation protein D, with amino-acid sequence MKRFLVIGIILCSIILILPTLLVLSFSNDTATEGPRAVHTTTDPQQMTPADDSGISVPVYRTQNEEVERVSLDDYVIGVVASEMPAEFEIEALKAQALAARTYIIKYMLDPGDINVPEGAIVTDTVDHQVYKNHQELQQLWGHDYDWKIARIQQAVYATQGEILTYNGEPITAAFFSTSNGYTENSEDYWPNSFPYLRSVESPWDHASPRFISETKIPVSEVEQRLSVTLPEGGVGEITERTDGGRVAKVNINGTEFNGREVREGLELDSSDFEWRREGDQVVIETKGWGHGVGMSQYGANGMAQDGRTYQEIVSHYYQGIAINEVEEYSSSLTAKAD
- a CDS encoding M23 family metallopeptidase → MRKDEEKNQSSNSSNEESFNVQRFLRKRWVLPAVYLGSAALVISAVFWLQSPDEGAMPGEDFEVEEQPIGEGTEFDEEAVPVTATQEIVQMPVTDENEVEVIGQFYDYDATAEEQQAALVYYNNTYYQNKGIDLAMESGESFDVTAALSGTVVSAEKDELLGYVVQLDHDNGIVTHYQSLEEVDVEEGVYVNQGDVLGQAGRNVYNSDAGVHVHFEIRQDGVPVNPQSFFGESFETLVESKEEVAADEDIVSAEEDGLPEEGPVIDEGLFDEEPVEEAPADDEDSEEDEQEDADEEEAGEQEDLDGEEEDQDE
- a CDS encoding DUF1146 family protein; translation: MVESFGQQALVHIFVNLVFLVITWWALTSFKFDLFVKDPDGPKAKALVILLTIAIAHLVSSFFLDYLNWSTMLRYLF
- the murA gene encoding UDP-N-acetylglucosamine 1-carboxyvinyltransferase, which codes for MEKIIVRGGRRLQGSVKVEGAKNAVLPVIAASLLASKGTSTILDVPSLADVYTMREVLRNLNIDVSYEGNEFKVNAEKALKTEAPFEYVRKMRASFLVMGPLLARVGHARIALPGGCAIGSRPIDQHLKGFEAMGATVEIGSGFIEAKIDGRLQGARIYLDFPSVGATENIMMAAAMAEGTTVIENVAEEPEIVCLANYLNAMGAKVRGAGTGTIRIDGVDELVGATHTVIPDRIEAGTFMVAAAITKGDIFVEGALSEHLRPLIAKMEEMGVGIYEKENGIRVIGPEKLKAADIKTMPHPGFPTDMQSQMMALLLQAEGTSVITETVFENRFMHVEEFRRMNGNIKIEGRSAIISGPAKLQGAEVSATDLRAGAALILAGLVSEGVTRVVELKHIDRGYVDLEAKLQALGADIERIEEVEPAELENQDVPAPLKLNENVV